One segment of Rhodopirellula baltica SH 1 DNA contains the following:
- a CDS encoding DNA integrity scanning protein DisA nucleotide-binding domain protein has protein sequence MFPLVDRIESGAAEDSMATQRLTKQNAAMISAAVALRADRNADALLLLLDGSTDWKRISELTEANENVVIVAVDTIEDLDGAAEAGLKPLALNKEKAPLLERLQEALLEAAADELIKTNGEVVAVYSGFQQGRLDSISHLQLDERMRRFTVRDLQTLESSVPLKTIKAVVDLASQIGREGREGKAVGTMFVVGDHRRVLEHASDSGADPFRGYNKKHRNILDPKVQEDAKEIAQLDGAFVVTSDGIIERSRQMLEVSHEDLKMTKGLGSRHWAAAAITRKTKAVSVVVSQSTGTVRLYQNGFLILQIVPMDKAIKWQEFAFEPPPQSADEN, from the coding sequence TTGTTCCCCTTGGTCGACCGCATTGAATCCGGAGCTGCTGAAGACTCGATGGCCACGCAACGTTTGACCAAGCAGAATGCCGCGATGATCTCGGCCGCCGTCGCACTTCGAGCTGATCGGAACGCGGACGCCCTGTTGTTGTTGCTCGATGGCAGCACCGATTGGAAGCGAATCTCTGAGCTGACCGAGGCCAACGAAAATGTGGTCATCGTCGCCGTCGATACGATCGAGGATTTGGACGGTGCCGCCGAAGCTGGTTTGAAGCCGCTGGCACTGAACAAAGAAAAGGCTCCGTTGCTTGAACGACTGCAAGAAGCATTGCTGGAAGCCGCCGCCGATGAGCTGATCAAAACCAACGGCGAAGTCGTCGCGGTTTACAGCGGATTCCAGCAAGGACGATTGGACTCGATCAGCCACCTGCAACTCGACGAGCGGATGCGTCGATTCACCGTTCGTGATTTGCAGACGCTCGAAAGCAGTGTCCCGCTGAAGACGATCAAAGCTGTCGTTGACCTGGCATCGCAAATTGGCCGAGAGGGTCGTGAAGGCAAAGCCGTTGGAACGATGTTCGTGGTCGGTGATCATCGCCGAGTCCTGGAGCACGCTAGCGATAGCGGCGCGGATCCATTTCGCGGGTACAACAAAAAGCACCGCAACATCTTGGACCCCAAAGTCCAGGAAGACGCCAAAGAGATCGCTCAACTCGACGGTGCCTTCGTGGTTACCTCGGACGGCATCATCGAACGAAGTCGTCAGATGCTGGAGGTTTCGCACGAAGACCTCAAGATGACCAAGGGACTCGGTTCCCGACACTGGGCCGCCGCCGCGATCACGCGAAAAACCAAAGCGGTCTCGGTCGTGGTTAGCCAATCGACCGGAACGGTGAGGCTGTACCAGAACGGATTTTTGATCCTGCAGATTGTCCCGATGGACAAAGCGATCAAGTGGCAGGAATTTGCTTTTGAGCCACCGCCGCAATCAGCGGACGAAAACTAG
- the map gene encoding type I methionyl aminopeptidase, translating to MLTKQRKLILSETQRDMMRAAGQANAALLDYVRPHVKPGITTGKIDQMIHDWTYGHGYRAATLGYQKYPKSCCTSVNEVICHGIPDDYELKEGDIINVDITTVVDGWHGDQSETFLLGEVSEEKRAVTQCAFDCMHLAIDALTPGCRVATIGEAVVPEAEGRGFTVVREYVGHGLGKQFHLDPSIPHFPNRQSRIDRLFPGMCFTIEPMINAGSRYTQCDKADGWTVRTKDGRPSAQFEHSILMTESGPEILTQTKDGPKKGHKF from the coding sequence ATGCTGACCAAGCAACGAAAACTGATCCTTTCCGAAACCCAACGCGACATGATGCGGGCCGCTGGCCAAGCGAATGCGGCGCTACTGGACTATGTTCGGCCACACGTCAAACCGGGGATCACGACGGGCAAGATCGACCAAATGATCCACGATTGGACCTACGGTCACGGTTATCGCGCCGCGACGCTCGGGTACCAGAAGTATCCCAAGAGCTGCTGCACCAGCGTCAATGAAGTGATTTGTCACGGGATCCCGGACGATTACGAATTGAAAGAAGGCGACATCATCAATGTCGACATCACGACGGTGGTCGATGGATGGCACGGTGACCAAAGCGAAACGTTTTTGCTGGGTGAAGTCAGCGAAGAAAAGCGAGCCGTCACCCAGTGTGCCTTTGATTGCATGCACTTGGCCATCGACGCTCTGACGCCCGGTTGCCGCGTGGCAACGATTGGCGAGGCCGTCGTGCCGGAAGCCGAAGGCCGCGGATTCACCGTTGTCCGCGAATATGTCGGCCATGGTTTGGGCAAACAGTTTCACCTGGACCCATCGATTCCTCACTTCCCGAACCGTCAAAGCCGAATCGACCGATTGTTCCCGGGCATGTGCTTCACGATCGAGCCCATGATCAACGCCGGTTCGCGGTACACCCAGTGCGACAAAGCGGACGGATGGACAGTTCGGACCAAGGACGGACGTCCATCGGCACAGTTCGAACATTCGATCTTGATGACCGAATCAGGCCCCGAAATCCTGACTCAAACCAAGGACGGACCCAAGAAGGGCCACAAATTCTAA